A part of Chloroflexota bacterium genomic DNA contains:
- a CDS encoding Glu/Leu/Phe/Val dehydrogenase dimerization domain-containing protein: HDVIGPQLDIPAPDVNTNAEVMAWIMSEYAKIHGFNPAVVTGKPVELHGSAGREEATGLGVVHVIDEALKASGRTIADCTFAVQGFGNVGSNTARALHERGGRVIAASDISGGLLDPEGLDVPKLLAHARQRKSFTEFAGADRITNAELLASECDVLIPAALGDVFDEAAARTVRASMVVEAANGPTMPDADRVFADRGILVVPDILANAGGVSVSYLEWVQNLQHVKWTIEQVYEHLSETMRGAYRAVAALASDRHLDLRTASYIIAIGRVGRAAVLQGV, translated from the coding sequence CACGACGTCATCGGGCCGCAGCTCGATATCCCCGCTCCCGACGTGAACACGAACGCTGAAGTGATGGCGTGGATCATGAGCGAATATGCCAAGATCCACGGATTCAATCCCGCCGTCGTCACCGGCAAACCCGTTGAGCTACACGGCTCAGCCGGCCGTGAAGAGGCGACCGGCCTGGGTGTGGTCCACGTGATCGACGAAGCGCTCAAGGCGTCCGGTCGGACCATCGCGGACTGCACCTTTGCCGTTCAAGGGTTTGGGAACGTCGGATCGAACACCGCGCGCGCCCTGCACGAGCGCGGAGGCAGGGTTATCGCGGCGAGCGATATCTCGGGCGGACTTTTGGACCCGGAGGGACTCGACGTGCCGAAGCTCCTGGCGCACGCGCGCCAGCGCAAGTCGTTTACCGAATTTGCGGGCGCGGATCGCATCACCAACGCGGAGCTGCTCGCGTCGGAGTGCGACGTGCTCATCCCCGCGGCCCTCGGCGACGTGTTCGACGAGGCGGCGGCGCGGACTGTGCGGGCTTCGATGGTCGTTGAGGCGGCGAACGGCCCAACGATGCCAGACGCCGATCGCGTCTTCGCCGACCGTGGGATTCTCGTCGTGCCGGACATCCTCGCTAACGCGGGCGGCGTTTCCGTTTCATATCTCGAATGGGTGCAGAACCTGCAGCACGTGAAGTGGACGATCGAGCAGGTCTATGAGCACCTGAGCGAAACGATGCGCGGGGCATACCGCGCTGTTGCCGCCCTTGCATCGGACCGTCACCTTGATCTGCGCACGGCCAGCTATATCATCGCGATCGGCCGCGTTGGACGCGCGGCCGTTTTGCAGGGAGTATAG
- a CDS encoding cyclic nucleotide-binding domain-containing protein: MRSEVDGRVISAIPVFAGIPPQELSQLLAMADSIELGAGEALFSEDEAADAFYVLISGGIDLFSRGPQNDERFLAHLGQGAIIGETSLLIDGRHSATARASEQVRLLRFPDSRFRELLDTGSLPAYRLVANLARVLASRLRAADEQLVAIASKGSGPAMAEDDLDRLRKIFFAEWAL, encoded by the coding sequence ATGCGATCCGAGGTCGACGGTCGAGTCATCAGCGCGATACCCGTCTTCGCAGGAATCCCGCCGCAGGAGTTGTCGCAGCTCCTGGCGATGGCTGACTCCATCGAGCTGGGGGCGGGGGAAGCGCTCTTCTCTGAAGACGAAGCCGCCGACGCGTTTTATGTGCTGATCTCTGGAGGAATTGACCTCTTTTCCCGAGGACCTCAGAATGATGAGAGGTTCCTGGCGCACCTTGGCCAGGGCGCCATCATCGGAGAGACGAGCCTCTTAATCGATGGAAGACACTCCGCCACGGCGCGCGCCAGCGAGCAGGTTCGCCTCCTGCGATTCCCGGACAGCCGGTTTCGCGAACTGCTGGACACGGGATCGCTGCCGGCGTACCGTCTAGTTGCCAACCTGGCGCGGGTGTTGGCGTCCCGGTTGCGAGCGGCCGATGAACAGCTCGTCGCGATCGCGTCCAAGGGGTCCGGGCCCGCGATGGCCGAAGACGATCTCGATCGGCTTCGAAAGATCTTCTTCGCGGAATGGGCGCTCTGA
- a CDS encoding sigma-70 family RNA polymerase sigma factor — protein sequence MTLEESINRASGSPIDLDEATKLVRESGIELVDGTRDPWEDIEILSDEGPGAFAVSPTPTPAEELAPDSPAALYLREISQRPLLTAEEEVELAKQREAGEEAKARLAEGSVAPDEREALEETIRIGEAARKRLVESNLRLVVSVARKYMGRGLLFLDLIQEGNIGLQRGVEKYDWRRGFRFSTYAYWWIRQAISRAVADQARTIRLPVHIIEQLTRLYNTARELHQEYGREPTPVEIGDRLGLEPEKVREAFRAAKVPISLETPVGEEEESTLADLIADAAARAPAEVAEEEVLSDMLDEALRRHLTPREAQVLRMRFGLEDGQVRTLGEVGEELDISRERARQIESEAIRKLRTTVPFMRQFREYVE from the coding sequence ATGACCTTGGAAGAGTCGATTAATCGCGCAAGCGGCTCGCCAATCGATTTGGATGAGGCAACCAAACTGGTACGAGAATCTGGAATAGAGCTTGTTGATGGCACTCGCGACCCCTGGGAGGACATCGAGATTCTCTCCGACGAGGGGCCGGGTGCATTCGCCGTCTCGCCAACGCCCACTCCCGCCGAAGAGCTGGCGCCGGATAGTCCGGCCGCGCTGTACCTGCGCGAGATCAGCCAGCGCCCCCTCCTCACCGCCGAGGAAGAGGTCGAGCTGGCGAAGCAGCGCGAGGCGGGGGAGGAAGCAAAGGCACGCCTCGCCGAGGGCTCGGTCGCCCCGGACGAGCGAGAGGCGCTCGAAGAGACCATTCGCATTGGTGAGGCTGCCCGCAAGCGCCTCGTTGAGTCAAACCTCCGTCTTGTCGTTTCCGTCGCTCGGAAGTACATGGGGCGCGGGCTCCTCTTCCTGGACCTGATCCAGGAGGGCAATATCGGCCTCCAGCGAGGCGTGGAAAAGTACGACTGGCGGCGCGGTTTCCGCTTTTCGACGTACGCATACTGGTGGATTCGCCAGGCGATCAGCCGGGCGGTGGCCGACCAGGCGCGCACGATTCGCCTCCCCGTGCACATCATCGAGCAGCTCACGCGCCTCTACAACACGGCCCGCGAGCTGCATCAGGAGTACGGGCGCGAGCCGACGCCCGTCGAGATCGGCGATCGCCTGGGCCTCGAACCCGAGAAGGTGCGCGAGGCGTTCCGGGCCGCCAAGGTTCCGATCTCCCTCGAGACGCCAGTCGGCGAGGAGGAGGAATCGACCCTCGCCGATCTCATCGCCGACGCGGCCGCGCGCGCCCCGGCCGAAGTGGCCGAAGAGGAAGTGCTCTCGGACATGCTCGACGAGGCGCTCCGGCGCCACCTGACCCCCCGTGAGGCCCAGGTCCTCCGGATGCGGTTTGGTCTCGAGGATGGCCAGGTGCGCACCCTCGGCGAGGTCGGGGAAGAGCTGGACATCAGCCGTGAGCGTGCGCGCCAGATCGAATCCGAGGCGATTCGCAAGCTGCGGACGACGGTCCCCTTCATGCGACAGTTCCGGGAGTACGTGGAGTAG
- a CDS encoding Rieske 2Fe-2S domain-containing protein, with protein sequence MLSKEENELITSVAPGTPGGDLFRRFWHPVGLLLDVSAESPTKFVRILGEDLVLFRDRSGRVGLIADHCSHRGASLLYGRVEERGIACAYHGWLYDAQGNCLETPAEPADSKFHLTVKHRAYPVRERYGLYWTYMGPEPAPAMPRIDILEDYRVWAVGVVPQQDCNWLQIMENNIDQAHVFILHQDTSGRAEPVESTTRGLIDKLEMIDYREEPLGIIRKQVLKNGYVETDLYMFPNMQRVLNHISIKVPIDTTHTRNFRIFADVAGGSVADNGASSEPIQYFLESMDDAKSPPDAVYPSAHYRMDQLRFQDFMVMETQGPISARENEHLATTDRGVALLRTILKREILSLHEGADPKGVVRDPDFVIRTHTETLHDDRRSRWVRPSGVRIHAEPQSDGVR encoded by the coding sequence ATGCTGTCGAAGGAAGAGAACGAGCTGATCACCAGCGTCGCACCCGGTACCCCCGGTGGCGACCTGTTTCGTCGATTCTGGCACCCCGTGGGCCTGCTGCTGGACGTGTCGGCCGAATCGCCCACGAAGTTCGTGCGCATACTCGGGGAAGACCTCGTGCTCTTCCGGGATCGGAGCGGCAGGGTCGGCCTCATTGCCGACCACTGCTCGCATCGAGGAGCCTCGCTGCTGTACGGGCGTGTGGAGGAGCGAGGCATCGCCTGCGCGTATCATGGCTGGCTCTACGACGCGCAGGGAAACTGCCTCGAGACGCCGGCGGAGCCGGCGGACAGCAAGTTCCATCTGACGGTGAAGCATCGCGCATACCCGGTCCGGGAGCGCTACGGACTCTACTGGACGTACATGGGCCCCGAGCCCGCGCCTGCCATGCCACGCATCGACATCCTCGAGGACTATCGCGTCTGGGCAGTGGGCGTCGTGCCCCAGCAAGACTGCAACTGGCTGCAAATCATGGAGAACAATATCGACCAGGCCCACGTCTTTATCCTGCATCAGGACACGTCGGGACGCGCCGAGCCCGTGGAGAGCACGACGCGTGGTCTCATCGACAAGCTCGAGATGATCGACTACCGGGAGGAGCCGCTCGGCATCATCCGCAAGCAGGTATTGAAGAACGGGTACGTCGAAACGGATCTCTACATGTTCCCGAACATGCAGCGGGTGCTGAATCACATCTCCATTAAGGTGCCCATCGACACGACCCATACGAGGAACTTCCGCATCTTCGCGGACGTCGCAGGTGGCTCAGTCGCGGACAATGGGGCGTCAAGCGAGCCGATCCAGTACTTTCTCGAATCGATGGACGACGCGAAGAGCCCGCCCGACGCCGTGTACCCATCCGCGCATTATCGGATGGACCAGCTTCGCTTCCAGGATTTCATGGTGATGGAGACGCAGGGTCCCATCAGCGCCCGCGAGAACGAGCACCTGGCGACGACCGATCGTGGTGTCGCCCTACTGCGCACGATCCTCAAGCGGGAGATCCTCAGCCTCCACGAGGGAGCGGATCCCAAGGGGGTGGTCCGGGACCCGGACTTTGTTATCCGAACCCATACGGAGACGCTGCACGATGATCGGCGCTCCCGCTGGGTCCGGCCCTCCGGCGTCCGCATCCATGCAGAGCCGCAGTCCGACGGGGTGCGATAG
- a CDS encoding FAD:protein FMN transferase, whose translation MREFARTFFAMSTDVTAIVVADRRRAAAARQALEGVESLFREVEARLTRFRPDSELARLNESPETSFSASAVLFSVVEAAVGAARSTDGLFDPTILGALIRAGYDRSFELIPAQTPATRSPMPAFNRRRAWQDVRLDPSRGTITLPRGCGLDLGGIGKGWTIDRAAEILSSFDGFAVDAGGDMRLGGTQADGSPWTVGVQDPFAHDRDLLTLAISNRAVATSSTMRRRWQMDGQPQHHLIDPRTGLPAETSVVAATVLANSATLAEVCAKVALLLGPAEGLAFLERETDVEGMLVIEHAGILPSSGLAEVVGAA comes from the coding sequence GTGCGAGAATTCGCACGAACCTTTTTCGCTATGAGTACCGACGTCACGGCGATCGTGGTGGCGGACCGGCGCAGAGCAGCAGCCGCCCGCCAGGCCCTCGAAGGCGTCGAGTCCCTCTTTCGAGAGGTCGAGGCGCGTTTGACTCGATTTCGGCCCGACAGTGAGCTGGCACGGTTGAACGAGTCACCGGAGACGTCCTTCAGCGCTTCGGCCGTGCTGTTCTCTGTCGTCGAAGCCGCCGTCGGGGCCGCGCGATCGACGGATGGGCTGTTCGATCCGACCATCCTGGGAGCATTGATTCGGGCCGGCTACGATCGATCCTTTGAGCTGATACCTGCCCAAACGCCCGCAACGCGCTCGCCGATGCCCGCCTTCAACCGGCGACGCGCGTGGCAGGACGTGCGGCTCGATCCGTCGCGCGGCACCATAACTCTGCCTCGTGGCTGCGGACTCGACCTGGGCGGCATCGGCAAGGGTTGGACCATCGATCGGGCCGCAGAAATCCTCTCGTCCTTCGATGGCTTCGCCGTCGACGCCGGCGGCGACATGCGCCTCGGTGGAACGCAGGCCGACGGGTCCCCGTGGACGGTTGGCGTCCAAGATCCCTTCGCGCACGACCGGGACCTTTTGACCCTTGCCATCTCCAATCGGGCGGTCGCGACGTCCAGCACAATGCGTCGCCGCTGGCAAATGGACGGGCAGCCGCAGCACCACCTGATCGACCCACGCACGGGCTTGCCGGCGGAGACCAGCGTGGTGGCCGCGACCGTCCTCGCTAACTCGGCGACCCTCGCAGAAGTGTGCGCCAAGGTTGCGCTCTTGCTCGGGCCGGCCGAAGGGCTTGCCTTCCTGGAACGGGAGACGGACGTGGAGGGGATGCTGGTGATCGAACACGCGGGGATTCTGCCCTCATCCGGCTTGGCCGAGGTGGTCGGTGCCGCGTAG
- a CDS encoding VOC family protein, translating into MIQTALKVTGIDHVVLYVSDLTRSKRFYMDLLGMEIAHETEHQCFLHCGGGQQVALFEAKAYGATVGANTEMNHMAMRLASGEYREVKARLEAEGLTVTGRRADPNCLYFSDPDGHRLQVLTPAEQEQQH; encoded by the coding sequence ATGATCCAAACGGCGCTCAAAGTCACCGGCATCGACCACGTCGTGCTTTACGTCAGCGACCTTACCCGATCGAAGCGTTTCTACATGGATCTCCTGGGAATGGAGATTGCCCATGAGACGGAACACCAGTGTTTCCTTCATTGCGGGGGCGGGCAGCAGGTCGCGTTGTTCGAGGCGAAAGCGTACGGGGCGACCGTAGGCGCCAACACCGAGATGAACCACATGGCGATGCGGCTCGCCTCGGGCGAGTACCGGGAGGTGAAGGCTCGGCTCGAGGCCGAAGGGCTCACGGTCACCGGCCGCCGGGCCGATCCCAACTGCCTCTATTTCAGCGACCCGGATGGCCACAGGCTCCAGGTCCTCACCCCGGCCGAGCAGGAGCAGCAACACTGA
- a CDS encoding cobalamin-independent methionine synthase II family protein, whose amino-acid sequence MITSHTDVVGSLLRPATLLQARADYAAGRISAAEFKAAEDRAVDEAIALQEDAGLPIVTDGEMRRLSFQSQLPEAVEGFGAWDLDAFLWGEWHGDAAVGDLRRARPPDLGVIGTLRRKRHLSAEEFTYLRARTRRIAKVTLPSPSLWANFWSAERSREAYPTLDSFLADVVDLLREEVSELVRLGATYIQIDAPHYPLLLDPTTRAFYEQQGWSLDRWLGQGIEMDNAVMGGHPSITFGLHVCRGNQGSRWLAEGGYDLIAEPIFRHTHAHRLLLEYDDPRSGTFDPLRFIPEDKMVVLGLVTTKRPTLERVEHLAERIRDASRFVPLERLALSPQCGFGTSVIGNALTIDDQKRKLRLVTRVAERMWG is encoded by the coding sequence ATGATCACGAGCCATACTGACGTCGTTGGCAGCCTGCTGCGACCCGCCACGCTCCTGCAAGCCCGCGCCGATTACGCGGCCGGGCGGATCTCTGCCGCCGAGTTCAAGGCGGCCGAAGACCGCGCGGTGGACGAAGCCATCGCCCTACAAGAAGACGCTGGCCTGCCGATCGTCACCGACGGCGAGATGCGCCGTCTGTCCTTTCAGAGCCAACTCCCCGAAGCGGTTGAGGGTTTCGGCGCCTGGGACCTGGACGCCTTTCTCTGGGGGGAGTGGCACGGCGACGCCGCGGTCGGCGATCTCCGGCGCGCACGGCCCCCGGACCTCGGCGTGATCGGTACCCTTCGGCGGAAGCGTCACCTCTCGGCGGAGGAGTTCACCTACCTTCGTGCCCGCACGCGGCGCATTGCCAAAGTCACACTTCCAAGCCCGAGCCTTTGGGCCAACTTTTGGTCTGCCGAGCGCTCCCGAGAAGCATACCCGACGCTCGATTCCTTCCTGGCCGACGTCGTCGACCTTCTCCGCGAAGAGGTGAGCGAGCTCGTCCGGCTCGGCGCCACGTACATCCAGATCGATGCGCCTCACTACCCGTTACTCCTGGATCCCACGACGCGCGCCTTCTACGAACAGCAGGGCTGGAGTCTCGACCGCTGGCTCGGACAGGGCATCGAGATGGATAACGCCGTCATGGGCGGTCATCCATCAATCACGTTCGGACTGCACGTCTGTCGCGGCAATCAGGGGAGCCGATGGCTGGCTGAAGGCGGCTACGACCTGATCGCGGAGCCAATCTTTCGACACACCCACGCTCATCGACTTCTCCTCGAGTACGACGACCCGCGCTCGGGCACTTTCGATCCGCTCCGGTTCATCCCGGAAGACAAGATGGTGGTGCTGGGTCTCGTGACGACCAAGCGCCCGACCCTCGAACGCGTCGAGCACCTGGCTGAACGGATTCGCGACGCGAGCCGCTTCGTCCCGCTGGAGCGTCTCGCGTTGAGTCCGCAGTGCGGGTTTGGGACGTCCGTGATCGGGAACGCCCTCACCATCGACGACCAAAAGCGGAAATTGCGCCTGGTGACGCGGGTTGCCGAGCGCATGTGGGGCTGA
- a CDS encoding tripartite tricarboxylate transporter substrate-binding protein yields the protein MQPIIRSIASSPLAFMVLLCAAVACSPRSGSMGAAPAPEVSALSPSDFYAGKTLTIIVGYGPGGGFDQVARLLARHLPDHLAGSPTVVVQNMDGAGSLVAANFLYNAAKPDGLTIGTFNEQQVLNQITAADGVQFDARKFSWIGSALGNTPICSVRADSPYKTAADLLRHDLPPDLAARLAEIRR from the coding sequence ATGCAGCCAATCATACGATCGATCGCGTCGTCCCCCTTGGCGTTCATGGTCCTCCTGTGCGCCGCCGTCGCCTGCAGCCCGCGCAGCGGATCCATGGGCGCGGCGCCGGCCCCGGAAGTATCCGCCCTGTCCCCTTCCGATTTCTACGCTGGAAAGACGCTCACGATCATCGTTGGATACGGGCCCGGCGGTGGATTCGACCAGGTTGCGAGGCTCCTGGCTCGGCACCTCCCCGACCATTTGGCCGGGAGCCCAACTGTCGTCGTCCAGAACATGGACGGCGCCGGAAGCCTTGTCGCTGCGAACTTTCTCTACAACGCAGCCAAGCCAGATGGGCTGACCATTGGGACCTTCAACGAACAGCAGGTGCTCAATCAGATCACGGCGGCGGACGGCGTGCAGTTCGACGCCCGCAAATTCAGCTGGATCGGCAGCGCCCTGGGTAACACGCCCATCTGCTCCGTCCGCGCGGACTCGCCATACAAAACCGCCGCCGACCTACTGCGCCATGATCTTCCCCCGGACCTCGCGGCTCGCCTTGCCGAGATCCGCCGATAA
- a CDS encoding dihydrodipicolinate synthase family protein — MSYALGDFKGVCGMTPAFSTPDAGSLTATNTIAVDNLQAGIDRIIKDGIGSLTTTGSFGQCYNLFWDEFQTLVRAAIEAVNKRVPLMLGVTSANPRETYQKIKFVREAGGEGVLMGLPYYDGMSVPKIIDFYKQMCELFPDISFMIYHNPPNHKAHIPVRAFPELIKNPNIVCMKDSHRTPAEFLALHDVIDGHIAHMVNQGQMYPYVMMGAAGCWSIDAWRGPWPIIRLYQACVEGDTETARRISRELRGEGGEDRVPAMLPDVQGQDVQALTGYIQPGPYRPPHSLGPQDPTGERARKTAERWNQLCEKYRPEVEARRAALV, encoded by the coding sequence ATGTCATACGCCTTGGGGGACTTCAAAGGTGTTTGCGGGATGACGCCCGCCTTTTCCACTCCCGACGCGGGCAGCCTCACGGCGACCAACACGATCGCTGTCGACAATCTGCAGGCGGGGATCGATCGCATCATCAAAGATGGCATTGGATCGCTGACGACGACGGGCAGCTTCGGGCAATGCTACAACCTGTTCTGGGACGAATTTCAAACACTGGTGCGGGCAGCCATCGAAGCGGTGAATAAGCGCGTTCCGCTCATGCTGGGCGTTACGTCGGCGAACCCGCGTGAAACCTATCAGAAGATCAAGTTCGTGCGCGAGGCAGGTGGCGAAGGCGTGCTCATGGGCCTCCCATACTACGATGGGATGTCCGTACCCAAGATTATTGATTTCTACAAACAGATGTGTGAGCTGTTCCCCGATATCTCCTTCATGATTTACCACAACCCGCCGAACCACAAAGCCCACATTCCGGTGCGCGCCTTCCCTGAGCTGATAAAGAACCCGAATATCGTGTGCATGAAGGATAGTCATCGCACGCCAGCCGAGTTTCTCGCGCTCCACGACGTCATTGATGGCCACATCGCGCACATGGTGAACCAGGGGCAAATGTACCCGTACGTCATGATGGGCGCGGCGGGCTGCTGGTCGATCGACGCTTGGCGCGGTCCGTGGCCGATCATCCGGCTCTATCAGGCGTGCGTCGAGGGCGACACGGAGACCGCGCGGCGCATCTCGCGCGAGCTGCGTGGCGAAGGCGGCGAGGATCGCGTGCCGGCGATGCTGCCCGACGTTCAGGGGCAAGACGTGCAGGCGCTCACCGGCTACATCCAGCCGGGGCCGTATCGACCGCCCCACTCCCTTGGTCCACAGGATCCGACCGGGGAGCGCGCGCGGAAAACGGCTGAGCGATGGAACCAGCTCTGCGAGAAGTATCGACCAGAGGTTGAGGCGCGACGAGCGGCGCTCGTGTAG
- a CDS encoding ABC transporter substrate-binding protein has protein sequence MGNRISGSVPLALLAVIAACSSPRETRDLGAQPTSPKPNRTVVIIGREVTSLAGKPLQGRSGSAGSVVIPFNASLDRYDEQGEPVPLLAEQLPQLATDSWRVFPDGRMETTYRLKPNLTWQNGDPLTANDFVFSWRVYSTPDFGTSGAPISYMEDVRALDPRTLVIAWNQPYPDAAILGPAGFPPLPRTILGQSFEEMDPVQFAGLPFWVSEYVGLGPYKVDHLEAGSSIEASAFDGYVLGRPKIERMRLSFIQDPNTAIAWLQSGEGHFITDFIIGPDDARAIEELAGGQARGPAVDDAPTIARFTSFQFRSGYQDPALLGDPRVRKAIAYSIDNASALDAITFGKGKIVPVPLSAVEPTALAFQPALEKAIPTYGYDPQRAQQLLETAGLSRGSNGLFRAPDGSPFRFEFGFIQQASNARENAIFVDSLHRAGIDAFSRAYTQAELLTPGARALFPALFTGSGTTLTRLTSDEIPRPEKRWTGQNYGGWENPDYDRLKATFDVTLEPSERAEIILRMGQTYFDQLPGITHYLTPTVIAWSGDLTGVVPRAGHPTVTPLDYIYRWDWKP, from the coding sequence GTGGGCAATCGAATCTCCGGCTCCGTACCGTTGGCTCTTCTCGCCGTCATTGCGGCTTGCTCCAGCCCGCGGGAGACGCGGGACCTTGGAGCGCAGCCGACGTCGCCCAAACCCAATCGGACGGTGGTGATCATCGGTCGAGAGGTCACGAGTCTGGCGGGAAAGCCTCTCCAGGGGAGGAGCGGATCCGCAGGAAGCGTTGTCATTCCGTTTAACGCCAGCCTCGACCGCTACGATGAGCAGGGGGAGCCCGTTCCTCTGCTGGCCGAGCAGTTGCCGCAGCTCGCGACGGACAGCTGGCGCGTGTTTCCCGATGGTCGTATGGAGACGACCTATCGGCTGAAGCCAAATCTCACGTGGCAGAACGGTGATCCCCTCACCGCCAACGATTTCGTCTTCTCTTGGCGCGTGTACAGCACACCGGATTTCGGAACGAGTGGTGCCCCGATCAGCTATATGGAAGACGTACGCGCCCTCGATCCCCGAACACTGGTCATCGCGTGGAATCAACCCTATCCCGACGCGGCGATCCTTGGACCGGCCGGGTTCCCGCCCCTCCCGAGAACGATCCTGGGTCAGAGCTTCGAGGAGATGGATCCCGTCCAGTTCGCGGGCTTGCCGTTCTGGGTCAGCGAGTACGTCGGGCTGGGCCCGTACAAGGTGGACCACCTGGAGGCCGGATCGTCGATCGAGGCGTCCGCCTTTGACGGGTATGTGCTTGGCCGACCAAAGATCGAGAGGATGCGACTTTCCTTCATCCAGGACCCCAACACGGCAATCGCCTGGCTTCAGTCTGGTGAAGGCCACTTTATCACCGATTTCATTATCGGCCCCGACGACGCCCGAGCGATCGAAGAGCTGGCGGGCGGACAAGCGCGAGGACCGGCAGTCGACGACGCGCCCACGATCGCCCGGTTCACCAGCTTCCAATTTCGGTCCGGCTACCAGGATCCGGCCCTCCTCGGAGACCCCCGAGTTCGCAAGGCTATCGCCTACAGCATCGACAACGCCTCGGCGCTGGACGCGATCACGTTCGGAAAAGGAAAGATCGTTCCCGTCCCGCTGTCGGCGGTCGAGCCGACTGCTCTGGCGTTCCAGCCCGCGTTGGAGAAGGCCATCCCGACTTACGGATATGACCCACAGCGGGCCCAGCAATTGCTGGAAACCGCGGGCCTATCGCGGGGGTCCAACGGTTTGTTCCGGGCTCCGGATGGCAGCCCGTTTCGGTTCGAGTTCGGATTCATTCAACAAGCGAGCAACGCGCGAGAGAACGCGATCTTCGTAGATAGCCTCCATCGCGCGGGCATCGACGCCTTCTCCCGCGCCTACACCCAGGCGGAGCTTCTGACGCCGGGGGCCCGAGCACTTTTTCCGGCGCTCTTCACTGGCAGCGGCACGACGCTCACCAGGTTGACCAGCGACGAGATCCCGCGGCCGGAGAAGCGCTGGACGGGACAGAATTATGGAGGATGGGAAAATCCTGATTATGACCGGCTCAAGGCGACCTTCGACGTGACCCTGGAGCCGAGCGAGCGCGCCGAGATCATTCTCCGAATGGGCCAGACATACTTCGATCAGCTACCCGGGATCACGCACTATTTGACCCCGACCGTAATCGCCTGGTCTGGGGATCTCACCGGCGTCGTCCCCCGGGCGGGCCACCCGACGGTCACCCCCCTCGACTACATCTACCGGTGGGACTGGAAGCCGTAG